The Bacteroidota bacterium genome contains the following window.
CGGGTTGCCAGAACATCCTGCCTACAATGCCAGCCAGTTCACGGCTCGATTCATCATAAACGATGCAATCGTCTACCGACCATTTTCCATTTTCGAGGTTGATCACCTGTGGCGAAAATCCATCGAGTCGGATGCCTAGCTTGCCGTTGTCGTAGGTAAGGGGTTTACCATTTTCTACAAACAGGGCACGCAGGGCTTTCGAGGATTTCTCTGTATAGTCGAAAAATGCACCGTCGTTGAAAATATTACAGTTCTGGTAGATCTCACAGAAGCCTGTGCCACCGTGGGTGTGGGCCCGCTTGAGGATTGACTTCATGTGTTTTGGATCGCGGTCCATGGTACGCGCCACAAAAGATCCATCAGCCCCAAGCGCAACCGCTATCGGGTTAAACGGATGATCCAGTGAGCCGTAAGGCGTGCTTTTAGTGACTTTACCCTGCTCTGAAGTTGGGCTGTATTGGCCTTTAGTTAGTCCGTAAATCTGGTTGTTGAAGAGCAGGATTTGCAGGTCGAGGTTGCGGCGCAGGATATGCATCAGGTGATTGCCCCCGATAGACAGGGAATCTCCGTCACCTGTGATAATCCATACATCCAACTCGGGCCGGCTGGCTTTCAAGCCTGTTGCAACAGCAGGGGCTCGTCCATGGATGGAGTGCATGCCATACGTATTCATGTAATACGGGAATCGGCTTGAGCAGCCAATGCCACTGATAAATACGATGTCCTCTTTCGGGACCCCCAGTTCTGGAAGGAGTCGCTGAACCGTCGCGAGGATGGCGTAATCACCACAGCCCGGACACCAGCGGACGTCCTGGTCGGTCTCGAAGTCTTTTTTCTTCAAGACGGGTGCACCGTCTCCGCCGGCATCAGAGAATCCTGGTGGCATTCCTGGTGGCATGCCCGGCGG
Protein-coding sequences here:
- a CDS encoding 2-oxoacid:ferredoxin oxidoreductase subunit beta; translation: MPPGFSDAGGDGAPVLKKKDFETDQDVRWCPGCGDYAILATVQRLLPELGVPKEDIVFISGIGCSSRFPYYMNTYGMHSIHGRAPAVATGLKASRPELDVWIITGDGDSLSIGGNHLMHILRRNLDLQILLFNNQIYGLTKGQYSPTSEQGKVTKSTPYGSLDHPFNPIAVALGADGSFVARTMDRDPKHMKSILKRAHTHGGTGFCEIYQNCNIFNDGAFFDYTEKSSKALRALFVENGKPLTYDNGKLGIRLDGFSPQVINLENGKWSVDDCIVYDESSRELAGIVGRMFWQPDMPRPFGVFYAEDRPSYEEQLHSQIVEVTKKRGKGDLQKLLEAGDTWMVE